In the Urocitellus parryii isolate mUroPar1 chromosome 10, mUroPar1.hap1, whole genome shotgun sequence genome, one interval contains:
- the Adra2c gene encoding alpha-2C adrenergic receptor encodes MASPALAAALAVAAAEGPNASGAGDGGSGGGVNASGAIWGPPPGQYSAGAVAGLAAVVGFLIVFTVVGNVLVVIAVLTSRALRAPQNLFLVSLASADILVATLVMPFSLANELMAYWYFGQVWCGVYLALDVLFCTSSIVHLCAISLDRYWSVTQAVEYNLKRTPRRVKATIVAVWLISAVISFPPLVSFYRQPDGAAYPQCGLNDETWYILSSCIGSFFAPCLIMGLVYARIYRVAKLRTRTLSEKRAPAGPDGASPTTENGLGTAAGENGHCAPPRADVEPDESSAAERRRRRGALRRGGRRRAGAEGDADVQGPGTAPADQGALAAARSPGPGGRLSRASSRSVEFFLSRRRRARSSVCRRKVAQAREKRFTFVLAVVMGVFVLCWFPFFFSYSLYGICREACQLPDPLFKFFFWIGYCNSSLNPVIYTVFNQDFRRSFKHILFRRRRRGFRQ; translated from the coding sequence ATGGCTTCCCCGGCGCTGGCGGCTGCGctggcggtggcggcggcggagGGCCCCAACGCGAGCGGCGCCGGCGACGGGGGCAGCGGCGGGGGCGTCAACGCCTCAGGGGCTATCTGGGGGCCGCCGCCAGGCCAGTACTCGGCCGGCGCTGTGGCGGGGCTGGCGGCCGTGGTGGGCTTCCTCATCGTCTTCACCGTAGTGGGCAACGTGCTGGTGGTAATCGCCGTGCTGACCAGTCGGGCGCTGCGCGCGCCACAGAACCTCTTCCTGGTGTCGCTGGCCTCGGCCGACATCCTGGTGGCCACGCTGGTTATGCCCTTCTCGCTGGCCAATGAGCTCATGGCCTACTGGTACTTTGGGCAGGTGTGGTGCGGTGTGTACCTGGCACTCGACGTGCTCTTCTGCACCTCGTCCATCGTGCACCTGTGCGCCATCAGCCTGGACCGCTACTGGTCAGTGACGCAGGCCGTCGAGTACAACCTGAAGCGCACGCCTCGCCGTGTTAAGGCCACAATCGTGGCTGTGTGGCTCATCTCTGCCGTCATCTCCTTCCCACCGCTGGTCTCCTTCTACCGTCAGCCCGACGGCGCCGCCTACCCTCAGTGCGGCCTCAACGACGAGACCTGGTACATCCTGTCCTCCTGCATCGGCTCCTTCTTCGCGCCCTGCCTGATCATGGGCCTGGTCTATGCGCGCATTTACCGGGTAGCCAAGCTGCGCACGCGCACACTCAGCGAGAAGCGCGCTCCCGCGGGCCCCGACGGCGCATCTCCGACCACTGAGAACGGGCTGGGCACGGCGGCGGGCGAGAACGGGCACTGCGCACCCCCGCGCGCCGACGTGGAGCCAGATGAGAGCAGCGCCGCTGAGAGGCGGCGGCGCCGGGGCGCGCTGCGGCGGGGCGGACGGCGGCGCGCGGGCGCCGAGGGGGACGCGGATGTGCAGGGGCCCGGGACCGCGCCTGCTGACCAGGGCGCCCTGGCGGCAGCCCGGTCCCCGGGTCCTGGCGGGCGCTTGTCGCGCGCCAGCTCGCGCTCCGTCGAGTTCTTCCTGTCGCGCCGGCGACGGGCGCGCAGCAGCGTCTGCCGCCGCAAGGTGGCCCAGGCGCGGGAGAAGCGTTTCACCTTCGTGCTGGCCGTGGTCATGGGCGTGTTCGTGCTCTGCTGGTTCCCTTTCTTCTTCAGCTACAGTCTGTACGGCATCTGCCGCGAGGCCTGCCAGCTGCCTGACCCGCTCTTTAAGTTCTTCTTCTGGATCGGCTACTGCAACAGCTCGCTCAACCCGGTCATCTACACGGTCTTCAACCAGGACTTCCGGCGCTCCTTCAAGCACATCCTCTTCCGACGCAGGAGAAGGGGCTTCCGACAGTGA